TGGGGTCTGTGCGTCTTTTGGGTTCTGCGGTTGGGGGTGGGTGGAGGGGAGAAGGGGGGAGATGGGTctgattgattttttatatattttttgttacttttaaaactttattttgtttaaatgttgtttttatatttttactttaaattttaatcattttttaattattagaatatttaattatatttttatctaTGTGGAGAGATGGGCTTCACTTGCCACGTCATCAAAATTAACAGAATTTTGTATGGAGTTAACGGCATGGGGTAAAGGAAGACATCAAACTCGGTTAATGGATGAAAGTAAGCCATTTTGagtttggggggggggggaggggaaGTGGGATTTGATTGAACTTTCAAGGGGCATTGGTGCAATTAAGCCTTCTTATAAAAAGATGCCATATCGCACATGTTTAGGTAGGGATGACAATTTCCtacacgactcgaaacccgTACggaaaaaacacacacaaggGGTTTCGAACTCCAACCAACCTCATTTCTCTCCAACACCTTATCCACCATACTACACACAATCTTGTGATTATATACCATGacttttgatatttataatgctttttttctttcttttccttctttcttctcctctctctttttttctttcttttccttctctcttctgtcctctctatttttctttctttcttttccttctctttagttttctctcctctttttttttatttttttatttctttccttctctctctctctctctcttctttcttttccttatattttctctcctctctccgtgttttttattaaaattttttcaattgtgagttttgtaacatgcatattattatttatgaaccCATTACACAACTCGAAACCCGCACGATAAAAGACGACCCAAACCCAACacgacacgtttattaaatggATTGAGTTCGAGTTGAGCATTCTTTACACATTTATTATCCCGACACAACACGACCCATTGCCAGCCCTATATTTACGTAGagaaaattattatattaGCTGGAGCTAGATATCGTGCTCTTGCACTCTCTTTGGAAACATACATCTGGTAGATGGTTTTGTCAAGTTTTTTGGCCAACCCTAAAAATAATGGTTTTCTTTAGAGTGAGCATCTGGATTCAAGTCTTCACGATGGCCATGTGTGAGTTCCCCACCTCCTCCTAATTTTgacacaaaataataataacaataatggaACTttggcaaaataaaataaaataatggttTTCGACCCGAAGAGAAAACAGGAAAAGAACAGCACAAAGGGAAGCTAGAAATTGTAGGGACATTTTGGTAACCAAATCCAACCCAAGCTTCTCAAGAAATCGATACAATCAAGAGTCATGACCGTTCTCAGATCTTGAATACATCTTTTTGTATTTCACTCCTCCAATGACCACGGAAAGTTCCTCtaatcttctctcttcttcttcttcaacctcTGGATGGAAGTACGATGTCTTCCTCAGTTGCAGACGCAATGGCAGCTGCAGAAAATTTAAAGACCATCTGTATGCTGCTTTGAATAAGAGGGGAATATTCACAATTGGAGATGACGATGAATGGGAAAGGGGGAGGGAAGAAGCCATCTTGAAAGCAGTTGAAGAATCAAGATATGTAATTCTTGTTCTTTCACAAAATTACGCCAGTTCAACATGGTGCTTGGATGCGCTTGCAAAGGCTGTTGAATGCACAAAATCGATGGGGCAGACAATACTCCCAATCTTCTATGACGTGGAACCATATGAGGTACTAAGACAAAAGGGGAGCTTTGCGGAAGCCTTCTCGAAGCATGAACAAGTCTTCAAGGACAATATGGGGAAGGTGTACAGGTGGAGAGCGGCACTTGATACAGTAGGTAATCTCAACGGATGGAATTTGCAAGACGGGTAAAGCCACTATTCTTCTTCTAGCATTCAAGTCCATatactttgttttattttctcactctgccaaagaaaataaatttattttcttccttcctcGTCTGCGACTAGACAAGAAAAATGCTTACTATGATACCAGTTGATGCAGCACAAGTACCTGATAAATGGATTAGACAAGCATCAAAATTTAAGGACCACAAATCTGAAATTCTCTAGGTTGAGAGAAGTCCCAAATTTTGATTGATAGTATGAAAGATGGCCCAAATAACTCTTGAAAGATGATGAAAAAATAGAAGCTTGCTTGCTTCAAGTGTGCCTTAAAGTTGCATATTGCCCTATTTTTGCTTTAATGTTTTCGTGAAGTTCCAGGttgatctttttcttcttttgtttttctaatgttTGCGTTGGTGCGAAATTCTTCTTAACCAATGTCTTTTTAAGTTTCTTGTTCTCAAGTTGATCCATAAATTTATTCGTTAATCGTTCTATATGACTGCATCCCTATACCGTTTCAAAGAATGTCAATTCCAGCATAAGATAAGTATGTCATGATTCATTTTACCTTCAGGGTACTTATTCATGATCTCTTTCTGACATTCTGAGATAAGTACATGTTAGAAATGTTGTTGTCTTTTTGGTCTAGAGATGTTGAAGGCACCTCACCAAAAATGGCGTATTGGTTTAGATGGTGATATGACAACTTATTaatcatttatttgtttatttacagATACGAATCCAAAGCTATTCAAACTATTGTCGAATGGATTTTCAATGAACTAAATGAAGCGATCTCAAGTGTATCCAAGGATTTAGTTGGGATCGATTCTCGAGTGAAAGAGGTTCTCTCATATTTGGAGTCAGAGACATGGCCGGATGACGCTCGAATAATAGGGATTTCAGGGATGAAGGGTATAGGTAAAACAACTATTGCACGAGTTGTTTTTGACAGCATCCGTGCTAGGTTTGAAGCTTGCAGCTTTCTTGCCGATATTAGAGAGGTAACTGATAAACAAGGTCCAACTCATTTACAAAAGCAACTTCTTTCAGACTTGCTGAAAAGAAGTGTAAATATATGGAATGTTGAAATGGGAATAAATGTACTAAGGGAGAgactacaaaataaaaaggttctGATCGTTCTTGATGACGTGGATCAGTTAGAACAATTGGCAGCATTGTGTGATCGTAGTTGTTTTGGTTTAGGTAGTAGGATCATCATAACATCAAGAGATGAACGTCTGCTGAGCACATTTGGAGTGGATAAAGTATACAAGGTTGAGCCGCTAACGGACGAGGAAGCTTTTAAGCTATTTAGTTCGAAAGCCTTCAAGAAGGATGTGGTTGGAGAAGAGTTTCTTGAGCTATCAAAGAATGTTGTAGAATTTGCTAACGGTCTTCCATTAGCTCTAAAAGGTTTGGGTTCGTTCCTTTTTGGTCGAAGCATAAAAGAATGGTCAAGTGCGTTGGCTAGACTGAAGGAAAATCCAGCAGAAAACTTATTGATGTACATGAAGTAAGTGTGGATATAAGAGAATTATTTGGGTATCTTGCATAGTTTTCTAAGAAGAGGACAAAGATAGTGGATTACAAGAGCAAGTGGAGAAGAGTGTCAGTTGGAGCTTCACAACATTAGGACATTCTTGGAACACTTACTCACAATTTACTTGGAACTATGAACATCTGAGGTGtgtattaaaagaacaaaatggcttcttttttttcttttctattttgggCATTTATGTAAGTGGATTTTTGACTCTGTTAAATTAGTAGCTATTTGTTTGTGATTGTGGAGTGGATGTTCATCCTTGCGAAGTAAAACTGGTGTCCATGAAAACAAAGTGACAACATTTCAAATTGGTCAATTGCATTTTCACATCATAAGATTTACCAACAATTGCGCATTCAGACCACAATTTTCTGTATTGAATAATGGCCTGAAGAGTCCAGTGTTTGACAAATGGTATTGGGCCTTTAATTTTACAACCCATAGTAACTTGGACTCGATTGTATTTATGCAACTAATTTGGTCTTGATAACTCCAACCGAAATGTTAAATGGAACGTGAAAAACTCTATtatatgtcaaattgccacatcaaatttaatatttagtaTTTGACATATTTAAATAGtttctatttgtttctttatttttgagaATTAGCGATTTCTTTGATAGCAAAATAGGATTACAGACTGTCCTCCACCAAAGCATGAACATAGCAACAGGGGGGTCCTGAAACCATGATGATGTTTCTGATAAGGAAATACCAAACAGGCTATGCAATGCGCTATCCGATTAGTTTCTCTAAAGACAAAATGAATAGAAATATCTTCTAACTGGGAAAGTAAAAGTCTGCaatctgaaaacaaaaaactcaaaaggcaACCTCTCTTCATGCTCAGCTTGGTCAGTCCTTGTCACGTCTTGCGCATCTCCCAGACACTCGCTAAtcgctttttcttttgcttgaaGGATATTTACTGAATCACATGATATGGTTTCCAtgcttcaatttgtttgtgttCTCACTTTTGCAACTTAGTaaggactcctcccactaaTAACCCTAGTATATTCTGTCGTATTGTAGATTCTAAACACGTgtcaaaagaaacaagagcTCTGGGTACATCAGATGAAGTACCTTTCTCCCCCTCTCTTGCTAATGTTTAGTTATTCGTATATGGTTCCCCTCTTTCTCTTGTCTACTTTTCGCCTTAAATGTTCCATTTATCTTTCTTACATTCTTCAGattctaaataaaataaccacGTTTATAAACAAGTAAAAAGTGAGACAACACTTCTTGATTTAAAGGTGTTCAACCGCTGCGTTCACTTGAGAATCGTGAAGTTTTTGCCTCTGAATTGTCTTCTTAAAATATTGGGAAGGTAAAACTGTTATATAAGATTTCAAGTGACCCAAAATTCAGATCAAGTGATCCAAAATTCAGATTAAGTGATTAGAAAGGtagttaaataaaaaaattatgttgcaGGAATTCATAATTGGCCCATTTGAGCTTTGTTCCATGGGCAGAATTAAAAGCACCAAATTAAATACACCAGGCCTCTAGACGCGTTTCAGGGGAATCTTATTCAAATTAACTAAACTCATTCTTGATTCTCCTATGAATAAATCATTAGTTCATCACTCAATATAAGCTTCAtcaaataaatacatacatagGCTTCAGAAAGAACCATACATTTAGCTCCCTGTTTCAGTACAAAGGGAATCTAGCACTAAGCAAGCTTTGACA
Above is a window of Prunus persica cultivar Lovell chromosome G2, Prunus_persica_NCBIv2, whole genome shotgun sequence DNA encoding:
- the LOC18787139 gene encoding TMV resistance protein N, translating into MTTESSSNLLSSSSSTSGWKYDVFLSCRRNGSCRKFKDHLYAALNKRGIFTIGDDDEWERGREEAILKAVEESRYVILVLSQNYASSTWCLDALAKAVECTKSMGQTILPIFYDVEPYEVLRQKGSFAEAFSKHEQVFKDNMGKVYRWRAALDTVGNLNGWNLQDGYESKAIQTIVEWIFNELNEAISSVSKDLVGIDSRVKEVLSYLESETWPDDARIIGISGMKGIGKTTIARVVFDSIRARFEACSFLADIREVTDKQGPTHLQKQLLSDLLKRSVNIWNVEMGINVLRERLQNKKVLIVLDDVDQLEQLAALCDRSCFGLGSRIIITSRDERLLSTFGVDKVYKVEPLTDEEAFKLFSSKAFKKDVVGEEFLELSKNVVEFANGLPLALKGLGSFLFGRSIKEWSSALARLKENPAENLLMYMK